The sequence CTCAGGTTATAAGTATTGTTATCAAAAACGATATTACTGCCATAGCCAATAGCAGCAGTGATGGCGTCCTGATAACTGACATCCTCGCCCTGATAGCCCACAGCCCAATCATAGCCATAAGTAGGAATACAAAGTACCACTTTTTCAGATGGCACTTTAGCAAGAATTTCATTTAATGCCTTTTCCACCCAGCTCTGAGCAGCAATCGGACCGGGCATTCCCATTGAACTATGTTGGTCGTACCCCATCAGGAAAAACAAGTCATTGTAGGCATTTAAAGCCTTCAGATTATAATCGGGATTGAAAGGGACTACATCCTGGGTAACCCAAAAACCTTTTGCATGTAATGCCTTATACAATTCCCGCTGAAAATTAATTACATATTCATCCGTGGTTTCTGATAGATCTTCAAAGTCTATATTTATCCCCTGAAAATGATAATGTTCCAGAATAATTAGAAGTTTATCAATAAATAACTTTCGTTTGAAGGGTGAAACAAATAACTGATGTGTCCGTTTGCTGTTCCAGGATCCTTTATAAAAGTTTGAAATTAAAGGGACGACGGCAATTTTGCTTTTCCGCATAATATTCAATGCAGCAGAGTCAATTTTGACAGAAATAATATCTGAACTATCCGAAAGGAAAAGCCATTCGGGTATGACCAAATTCATTTTAGAAATATGGTTGACCAAAGAATAATACGACTGACGGTCCCAGTTAACATAAAAACCCGCTCTAACGGGAAAGATATTTTTAGTGATGGGCGGCAAAGTCATTTTAACCTGATAAAAGTTACGCCTTTTTTTTGAACGGATATACTTCAGGTCTTCCGTCAGTTTTTCTTTTTCATCCTGATTTAAAGAATTTTTTATAACCTGAGACGACAACCTTTTATAAACTACTTTTGTCCCGATCAAATTGGGAAGTGGATAGCTGGTCTTGTGTAATATAGAATAAGTAAGCACAAAAATAGCCATTGCCATAAGAACCGCAATAACCCTCAATATCCAAATGAACTTTTTCCACCTTCCGGGAGCTTCTGTCTGAAAAATTTGTCTTCTTGCTGTAGGCACCATAATTATTTTAATTTGAACAAATAGACCGTATGAAAAACAATATTATTATAAAAATGTTTTAATAGTGAACACTGATATTTCCTATATGCTTTAAATTCATCCATCCGGATATTTTTAACATAAAAGACGACCAAAGTCCCAACTTAATATTGAAAAATGGAACTTTCTAATCCCGGATTAAACAGAAAAATAAAGCAGGGCAGAAAAGCAGTATATTAATTAGGTTATCAGTAAGGCAATAGGTTAACAGGCGAGAAACTTTTTCTAATATTTTGACAGGAAACAAAATAAACAGAAATGCTCAGGTAACAATGATTTTTCGGCAGAAATTTATTAAAAACCTTAGTATAAAACAATTACCTATACAATCACGACCTGGCATATCTTAAACAACAATCAAAACTCAAAGGATCAATCGCCGAAACAGGTCCCCACCTTTTTGGCGCTATCAATCCAGGGATGATCCAGAGGAACAGTTTTTGTTTTTCCTACAACTTTTTCCAGAGGAACAGGTTCCACGTTATCACCATGCAGAGCGACCATCACTCCATATTTTCCTTCCTTGATTAATTCCGCACATGAAGTACCAAAACGGGTCGACAACAAACGATCTTCAGCCGAAGGAGTACCCCCTCTTTGTAAATGTCCCAAAATGGTAACTCTCGATTCAAGCCCGGTAAGTTCTTCTAATTTTCGAGCAACACGTATGGTGTTGGTCATATGAAGAGTTTTCAACTCATTTAACTCTGTCTTGATTTTATCCTTTTTACTTGTTCCTTTGTACTCTTTATATTTTGCTTCAAGCTTTTGCAGTTCATTGGCAAAGTTTACAGACATCGCGCCTTCAGCAATCGCAACAATACTAAAGGATTTTCCAACTTTACTTCTTTTAAGTATAGAATCAGAAACATTATTCAGATTATAAGGAATCTCAGGGATAAGGATAACATCGGCACCCCCAGAAATCCCGGCACCCAATGCAAGCCAGCCAGCTTTATGCCCCATAATTTCACATAAGATAATTCTGTGATGACTATGGGCAGTGCTATGTAAACGGTCAATAGCATCAACGGCTATTCCCAGGGCAGTATCGAAGCCAAAGGTAACATCGGTCATGGCCACATCATTATCAATAGTCTTGGGCAAGGTAATGATGTTAAGCCCCTGTTTTTGCAAATGATAAGCATTTTTCTGGGTTCCTCCCCCACCAATGCAAACAAGAACATCCAGCTTATTTTTATAATAATTTTCAACAATGGTTTTGGTCATATCACATTCTTTGCCATCAACCATCATTTTATATGGCTTTTCTCGACTGGTTCCTAAAATAGTTCCACCCAGTGTCAAAATACCAGATAAGCTACCTCCATCGAGGTTTACGGTTTGGTTTTCCATGACTCCTCTAAAACCGTCGCGAAAACCAATCACTTTCATGCCATAGCAACCCAGCGCAGCTTTGCCCAAACCACGGATAGCCGCATTTAATCCAGGACTATCGCCTCCTGAGGTTAATACTCCAACTATTTTTCCCATAAGATAAATTTAAAATTCAAAGATATATAATTTATCATTTACTATAACCTGTAAACACCATAAAATCACGAATTGACATTGTTCTGCCCTATCCTTTGCCAAATTTATTATCCTTTTCTTTTTGTATGAATTGATCTTTCCTTACAGTATATTCTATATTCTCTCTGTAAAGAATTGTAGAACATCTCAGCAATTACTTTGGCCCCGCAGGGGCTAAAATGTACGAAATCCTTACGGGCAAGCGATGGATTGGAAAAGACCCAGCTTGGCATTGAATTTTTTCCTCCCATTGCCTGATAAGTATCCCAGAACATGCATCCTGCCTTAAAAGCTGCTGCCCGCTGAGCATCCCTTACTTTTTCAATATTGGGATAGGATTCATAATTTTCACCATTTTTGCGCGACATATCCGAAACACCCATAACAATAACACATAATCCTGGTTGTATTTGCCTGATCAGTCTCAATTGATAATATAAATGCCTTTCATAAAAGGAATAATTGGTCAAAAGCCCAGGTACTACATTAGCTCCAAACTGAAAAATAACAAGCTTTATATTCAGAAGGTGAAACATTTCCTTTAAAAATCCTATATTCATGGAAGTAAAATTCATCCCCAAACTTCCTCTCATGGGGATATTATCGACAGCCACCCCCGAGGTATCATCAAAAGCTATTCCATAAATTTTCGGACTGGATTTTCCCCAAAATCTGAATGTAAACTGTTGTGGTGTAGTACTTAACAACCAGGTTTGAGTATTTATGCCCTTTGCAGGTGCCAATACTCCCGCCCGGGAAATTCCCGAATTCCCCAACAAAGTAACTGCCATCGGCTGGGTATTGTCACCATAAAAAAAAGTGCACCTATGGAAAGCGTAACTTCTCGGATAAGAAAAATTTGTCCTTTTTAAATCTATCCAGCCTTCGTAAAAATTATTTTTTTTGTCTTTTTGAAGTGTGGCATAATTGCCGAGCATGCCCCAATTTATATGCTGGTGACCGGATGTATTATTCATGGAAAAACTTTTCCAATCTCCGGATATATTCTGCGCATAAGATACAGACAGGTTCGTTCCCCTGACAACAGGGAATAATCCTATACCTCCGCCGCCAAAAGACTCCTGCAACCGGTTCCGGATATAGGAAGTAATCCGGTCACCCTCAATTTGGGAATCCCCATAATGCAGGACCCGTATTAATTCCCTGGTTTGATTCAAATGATAAAGACTGGAGAAAAAAGAATAAATCAGCCGATGATTCCCTTGAGGAAATTCCAGTGGAAAGAAAAGGGCAGATAAGCTGTCGCCTAACCTTCCCTTGCTCTGATACTGGAAAGCTACATTTATATAATTTGATTTATTTGAAAAGATACTGTCTTCTTTACCCTGTAGTACTATGGGTTGACGATACACGGCGGCAAGTGAATCGGCCTTAATCGCCGAACTCTGTTTCATTATAAACGAAATATCCTGATAA comes from Bacteroidota bacterium and encodes:
- a CDS encoding ATP-dependent 6-phosphofructokinase, whose amino-acid sequence is MGKIVGVLTSGGDSPGLNAAIRGLGKAALGCYGMKVIGFRDGFRGVMENQTVNLDGGSLSGILTLGGTILGTSREKPYKMMVDGKECDMTKTIVENYYKNKLDVLVCIGGGGTQKNAYHLQKQGLNIITLPKTIDNDVAMTDVTFGFDTALGIAVDAIDRLHSTAHSHHRIILCEIMGHKAGWLALGAGISGGADVILIPEIPYNLNNVSDSILKRSKVGKSFSIVAIAEGAMSVNFANELQKLEAKYKEYKGTSKKDKIKTELNELKTLHMTNTIRVARKLEELTGLESRVTILGHLQRGGTPSAEDRLLSTRFGTSCAELIKEGKYGVMVALHGDNVEPVPLEKVVGKTKTVPLDHPWIDSAKKVGTCFGD